Proteins encoded within one genomic window of Festucalex cinctus isolate MCC-2025b chromosome 18, RoL_Fcin_1.0, whole genome shotgun sequence:
- the acer3 gene encoding alkaline ceramidase 3 isoform X7 gives MVSAEARWVLPLLYDSAELLDELPMIYSTCVFVYCLYECFKHGNSISWFPVALLFIFSITVTVVYLEWKEPVFHQVMYGALVACLVIRSVFIVTWVYPWLQPLCYTSLGVFLLGFLLWNIDNIFCDSLRASRQTLPPGVGVVTQFHAWWHIFTGLGSYLHILLSMQIRTTYLKYGPKVKFRPSKLVLFSWRTALSHAHSDSRKVTNFML, from the exons CTGCTGGACGAGTTGCCAATGATTTACAGCACGTGTGTCTTTGTCTACTGTCT ataTGAGTGCTTCAAACATGGGAACAGCATAAGTTGGTTTCCTGTAGCATTATTATTCATCTTCAGCATTACAGTAACTGTG GTCTACTTAGAGTGGAAAGAACCAGTGTTTCACCAG GTCATGTACGGTGCTTTAGTTGCTTGTCTAGTGATACGCTCTGTCTTCATTGTTACATG GGTTTATCCATGGTTACAACCTTTGTGTTACACCTCCTTAGGTGTATTCCTGTTAGGCTTTCTTCTGTGGAACATTGACAATATCTTCTGTGACTCATTAAG AGCCAGTAGACAAACACTCCCCCCTGGAGTCGGAGTGGTAACACAGTTCCATGCCTGGTGGCACATCTTCACGGGCTTGGGCTCATACCTGCACATACTTCTCAG tatGCAAATCAGAACAACCTACCTCAAGTACGGACCAAAAGTAAAG tttaggccctcaaaattggtgttgttttcttggcgaacagcgcttagccacgcccacagcgattcacgaaaagtcacaaacttcatgttgtga